From Chiloscyllium punctatum isolate Juve2018m chromosome 36, sChiPun1.3, whole genome shotgun sequence, the proteins below share one genomic window:
- the LOC140460496 gene encoding uncharacterized protein isoform X4, whose protein sequence is MEEKGPLHTRKEPYTCCMCGQGFSQSAGLTNHKCSHTGKKLFICSDCGMGFAQSAHLLRHQWVHTEERPLTCSECGKGCTHSSSLLRHQRVHTEERPFKCPDCEKCYKSTSSLMSHLRVHTNERPFKCPDCEKCYKSSGELMSHQRVHTEERPYKCPNCGKCYKSSGELMSHLRVHTDERPFKCSDCGMCFKRSSNLTSHSHVHTDKRPFRCSHCGTTFRQSSQLTKHQRVHTGERPFTCNECGKGFTQSSHLLTHQLVHTDKRPFKCSDCGKCFKSSRELIHHYHVHTEERAFACPDCGKCFKSSGELMRHQRVHTEERPFRCPHCGAGFKRSSDLIVHQRIHTGERPFSCMECGKGFTHSSNLLRHQRVHK, encoded by the coding sequence ACAAATGTAGTCACACTGGGAAGAAACTGTTCATCTGCTCAGACTGTGGGATGGGATTCGCTCAGTCAGCCCACCTCCTGCGACaccagtgggttcacactgaAGAAAGACCGTTAAcgtgctctgagtgtgggaagggatgcACGCACTCGTCCAGTCTGTTgagacaccagcgagttcacaccgAAGAGAGACCTTTTAAATGTCCAGACTGTGAGAAATGCTATAAAAGTACCAGCAGTCTAATGTCCCACCTCCGTGTTCACACTAACGAGAGACCTTTTAAATGTCCAGACTGTGAAAAATGCTATAAAAGTTCGGGAGAGTTGATGTCCcatcaacgtgttcacactgaggagaggccGTATAAATGCCCAAACTGTGGAAAATGCTATAAAAGTTCAGGAGAATTGATGTCCCATCTGCGTGTCCACACTGATGagagaccatttaaatgctcagACTGTGGGATGTGTTTTAAACGTTCCAGTAATCTCACATCCCACAGCCATGTTCACACTGACAAGAGACCATTCAGATGCTCTCACTGTGGGACTACGTTCAGGCAATCATCTCAACTCACTAAACACCAgcgagtccacactggggagagacccttTACCTGCAAtgagtgtgggaaaggattcactcagtcatcccaccTTCTCACGCACCAGCTCGTTCACACTGATAAAAGACCTTTTAAATGTTCAGACTGTGGGAAATGCTTTAAAAGTTCCAGGGAACTAATCCACCACTACCATGTTCACACTGAGGAGAGAGCATTTGCATGTCCAGACTGTGGAAAGTGCTTTAAAAGTTCAGGGGAACTAATGCGGcatcaacgtgttcacactgaggagagaccATTCAGATGTCCTCACTGCGGGGCTGGTTTTAAGCGATCATCTGACCTCATTGTACACCAGCgaattcacactggggagaggccattctcctgcatggagtgtgggaagggattcactcattcatccaacctgctgagacaccagcgtgTTCACAAGTGA